Genomic window (Streptomyces liliiviolaceus):
GGATCCGGGCGACGGAGGTGCCGACCGACTTCGGTCCCGCGCCCTCCCGGGTGCCGTGCGCGCTGACCGGCCCGGACATCGGTACGCAGTCCTCGCGCGGCATCCTCGTGCAGGTCTTCCTCGTCTGCTCGTCCCAGCTCGCGCCGGTCGACCGGACCGTGCGCATCGAGGCGGGTCCCGCGGAGACGGACCGGGTACGCGCCGCGCAGGCCCTCCTCGACGAGCTGTCCGAGTCCCCGTCGGACGCGGAGAAGCAGGCGAACTACTCGACGACCGTGCCCAAGGGCCTCACCGTGGCCGGCCCGCGGCGCACCGACCCGGGTGACGCGCTCCGGCTGAGCACGGCGCCCACGGATCTGACCCCGTACGCGCTGGCGCAGATCATCTGCACCTTCAGCGACTCCGAGGCCGCCTCCGACGACGGCACGGTGACCCTGGGCGGCCCCGCAGGCGATGCCTCACGGCGCTACGAGTGCACGGAGGCCGTGCGTACGCGGCCGGGCACGGAGACCCCGCCCTCGACGCGCACGGACGGGGCCTGAGCCCTTCCGCCCGCACGGGCGGACGCCCTGCGGGGCTGTCCTGAAACGGTCGGCCGGAGCCCGTCTGTGGCGCACGCCTCACCCGTGCGGGGCAAGCGCCGCCGTCACACGGAACCGATCCTGCCGGTGGCCGCGTCCTTGGGGTCGTGCAGCGTCAAGGCTCGAACGGCGGAACCGCCGTGAACCGCGTCCGTGCGACGGGAGGTCTCCTCCTCGTCGCACATCTCGCGCTTGTCGCCTGGGTCACGCTGCGGCCCCTGGACGTGCCCTGGGTGAGCGCGGCGAACCTGCGGCCGTTCGCCGGCATCAGGGCCGATCTGGCGATGGGCCCCGAGGCGGCGGCCCGCGCCATCGGCAAGGGGCTGCTGCTGCTCGCCCCGCTCGGGGTGCTGCTGCCCCTCGCGGGCGGCCGGCTCTCCGTCTCTCCGCTGCTGTCCCTGATGCGGACGGTCGCCGCGGGCGCGCTGCTGTCGCTGGGCATCGAACTCCTGCAGACCGGGGTGCCCGGCCAGGTCGTCGACGTCGACTCGCTGCTGCTCAACACCGTGGGCGTGGCACTGGCCCATCTGGCCTTCGTGCCCGCCGGCCGGGCCGCGCTGCGCCGCCGCGCCCTGCTGCGTCGCCGGGCCGCCGCACTGCGCCGCAGGGAAGCGGTGGAGGAGTCGACTCAGGGTCTGACCCCGACGATTCCCAGGGTCGGTATCGCTCCATAGAGTGACGCCCGTGACTCTTCGTGTCCGTACTGTGGATGTCAGACGGGGCGACCGCACGGGAAGCCCCGGACCCGTCCGACGACGCTCACGAAGGAGTCGCAATGAACCGCCTTGCCCGCCCGACCGACGGCCGGATGATCGGCGGAGTGTGCGCCGCGCTGGCTCGGCGCTTCGGCACCTCCGCGACCACGATGCGCGTGATCTTCCTGGTCTCCTGCCTGCTGCCCGGCCCGCAGTTCCTGCTCTACATAGCGCTGTGGATCCTCTTCCCCGCCGAGGGCAAGGCGACCCGCACGGCCTGGTGACGCGTACGGCCTGGTGACGCGCACCTGAGCACGCCGATGGGGCGCACCCGAGCGGGGGTGCGCCCCATCGGCGCGTACGAAGGCGGTGCGGGCCGGGTCAGCCCAGCGGGATGCCGTTGACCGGCGCGCCGTGCGTGGGCAGGCCCTGGACGGGCAGTCCGCCGAGCAGACCGGCGACGGGCGCGGCGGGACCCTCGGCGAGGAGGTTCGCGACGGCCGGCTGGGCGGCGGTGACGGCACTGCCGAGCGCGTTCTGGCCCTGGGTGACCGCCTCGCCCGTCCCGGGCAGGGCCGAGGCGAGTCCGTCGACCGGCAGCGTGCTGGTGGCGTTGCCGAGCGCCGGGACCTCGGGGAGCGCGGGAGCGGCGTTGGCGGCGCCGGCTCCGGCGGCGGCGAAGGCGGCACCGAGAGCGGCGACACCGAGGGTTTTGGCAGCAGACTGCTTCATCTTCGTCCTTGCATGCTGTGACGGGGATTCGAGCGGTCCGAAACGGTAATCACGTGCGAGCGCGCCCCGCAAACATCGAAAAGCGGCCGAGTCGTCATCCCCCGGCCGCTTCCCGTCCTGCGATTTCAGCCCTCTTCGCGCACAGAACCGCTGGTGGAGGCGGTCTGCTGGAACAGCCATTCGGATTTAAGCTCGGCATAACCGGGCTTGATCACGTCATTGATCATGGCCAGTCGTTCATCGAAAGGAATGAATGCTGATTTCATCGCATTGACTGTGAACCACTGCATGTCGTCGAGCGAATAGCCGAAAGCGTCGACAAGGTGCTCGAATTCGCGGCTCATGCTGGTGCCGGACATCAGACGGTTGTCGGTGTTCACGGTCGCCCGGAAGTGCAGCCGCCGCAGCAGCCCGATGGGGTGCTCGGCGTACGAGTCGGCGGCGCCCGTCTGGAGGTTGGAACTGGGGCACAGCTCCAGCGGCACCCGCTTGTCGCGTACGTACGAGGCGAGGCGGCCCAGTTTCACCGTGCCGTCGTCCTGCACCTGGATGTCGTCGATGATGCGCACGCCGTGGCCCAGCCGGTCGGCGCCGCACCACTGGAGCGCCTGCCAGATGGAGGGGAGCCCGAAGGCCTCGCCCGCGTGGATCGTGAAGTGGTTGTTCTCCCGCTTCAGATACTCGAAGGCGTCCAGGTGGCGGGTGGGCGGGAAGCCCGCCTCGGCGCCCGCGATGTCGAAGCCGACGACGCCCAGATCCCGGTAGCGGTTGGCCAGTTCGGCGATCTCCAGGGCGCGGGCCGCGTGCCGCATGGCGGTGAGCAGGGCGCCGACGCGGATGCGGTGGCCGTTCTCGCGGGCCAGCCGCTCGCCCTCCCGGAAGCCCTCGTTGACGGCCTCGACGACCTCTTCGAGGGTGAGCCCGGCTTCGAGGTGCTGCTCGGGCGCGTACCGCACCTCGGCGTAGACGACGCCGTCCTGGGCAAGGTCCTCGGCGCACTCGGCGGCGACGCGGACCAGCGCCTCGCGGGTCTGCATGACGGCGCAGGTGTGCGCGAAGGTCTCCAAGTACCGCTCCAGCGAACCGGAGTCGGCGGCTTCGCGGAACCAGATGCCGAGCTTGTCGGCGTCCGTCTCCGGGAGGCCCGTATAGCCCGTGTCACGGGCGAGGTCGACGATCGTCCCGGGGCGCAGGCCGCCGTCCAGGTGATCGTGCAGCAGGACCTTCGGCGCCCGGCGGATCTGCTCCGAGCTCGGGGTGTTCTTGGTCTGGCTCGTCATTTCCGCACTCTAACTCCTACGCGCGTAGATATCTCCTTGCGCGGATCCGTCGATATGTAACGGTGACCGTGCGGACGGATGGCGTACACCATGACTTCTGACACTGTTTTGTCATGGCACAGCAAGCGACGCCGGTTCGCACGGCACGGCTGGGGCGGGCACTCGGCACGGAGCCGACGGCGGTGAGCGGCGTGGTGCTGCTGCTGCCGGGCGGCGAGGAGACCTCGTCCCGCAGACCTTCACCGATGCTGGCGGCCGCGTCCGTCAGGGCGTTGGGCCGCCGGCTCACACGCGCGGGACGCACGGAGGGGCTGGCGGTGCA
Coding sequences:
- a CDS encoding adenosine deaminase encodes the protein MTSQTKNTPSSEQIRRAPKVLLHDHLDGGLRPGTIVDLARDTGYTGLPETDADKLGIWFREAADSGSLERYLETFAHTCAVMQTREALVRVAAECAEDLAQDGVVYAEVRYAPEQHLEAGLTLEEVVEAVNEGFREGERLARENGHRIRVGALLTAMRHAARALEIAELANRYRDLGVVGFDIAGAEAGFPPTRHLDAFEYLKRENNHFTIHAGEAFGLPSIWQALQWCGADRLGHGVRIIDDIQVQDDGTVKLGRLASYVRDKRVPLELCPSSNLQTGAADSYAEHPIGLLRRLHFRATVNTDNRLMSGTSMSREFEHLVDAFGYSLDDMQWFTVNAMKSAFIPFDERLAMINDVIKPGYAELKSEWLFQQTASTSGSVREEG
- a CDS encoding VanZ family protein, giving the protein MQRQGSNGGTAVNRVRATGGLLLVAHLALVAWVTLRPLDVPWVSAANLRPFAGIRADLAMGPEAAARAIGKGLLLLAPLGVLLPLAGGRLSVSPLLSLMRTVAAGALLSLGIELLQTGVPGQVVDVDSLLLNTVGVALAHLAFVPAGRAALRRRALLRRRAAALRRREAVEESTQGLTPTIPRVGIAP
- a CDS encoding PspC domain-containing protein; protein product: MNRLARPTDGRMIGGVCAALARRFGTSATTMRVIFLVSCLLPGPQFLLYIALWILFPAEGKATRTAW
- a CDS encoding ATP-binding protein; translated protein: MKQSAAKTLGVAALGAAFAAAGAGAANAAPALPEVPALGNATSTLPVDGLASALPGTGEAVTQGQNALGSAVTAAQPAVANLLAEGPAAPVAGLLGGLPVQGLPTHGAPVNGIPLG